In Arthrobacter ramosus, one DNA window encodes the following:
- the thiS gene encoding sulfur carrier protein ThiS, whose product MNIKLNGADHTLSDDASVTTLVSHITGRVVDSRGQAADGRKIGVAVARNSEVVPRSQWAATALAEGDELEIVTAVQGG is encoded by the coding sequence ATGAACATCAAATTGAACGGCGCAGACCACACGTTGAGCGACGACGCGTCCGTGACCACCCTCGTCAGCCACATCACCGGAAGGGTTGTGGACTCCAGAGGCCAGGCGGCCGACGGACGCAAGATCGGCGTCGCCGTCGCACGCAATTCCGAAGTGGTGCCGCGCAGCCAGTGGGCTGCCACCGCGCTCGCAGAGGGCGACGAACTCGAAATCGTTACCGCAGTACAGGGAGGCTGA
- a CDS encoding thiazole synthase, whose protein sequence is MTAGSTQAATTRTDALVIDGVEFGSRLIMGTGGAPSLDGLGAALLASGTELTTVAMRRYSPTETGSLFQLLVDHGIRVLPNTAGCFTAKDAVMTAELAREALETDWVKLEVIADEQTLLPDAVELVDATEKLVDRGFKVFAYTNDDPVLALRLENLGATAVMPLGAPIGTGLGILNPHNIELIVSRASVPVVLDAGIGTASDAALAMELGCDAVLLATAVTRAQNPVQMGEAFKHAVIAGRLAKQAGRIPRREHALASSAMEGRAEFL, encoded by the coding sequence ATGACCGCAGGAAGCACTCAAGCAGCAACCACCCGAACCGACGCCCTGGTGATCGACGGTGTTGAGTTCGGCTCGCGCCTCATCATGGGGACCGGCGGAGCCCCGAGCCTGGACGGCCTGGGGGCAGCCTTACTGGCCTCCGGCACCGAACTCACCACCGTCGCCATGCGGAGGTACTCGCCGACGGAAACAGGTTCGCTGTTCCAGTTGCTCGTGGACCATGGCATCCGTGTCCTGCCCAACACGGCCGGCTGTTTTACCGCCAAGGACGCTGTCATGACAGCCGAGCTTGCCCGTGAGGCGTTGGAAACGGATTGGGTGAAGCTCGAGGTCATCGCCGACGAACAGACGCTGCTGCCTGACGCCGTGGAGTTGGTGGATGCGACGGAGAAGCTGGTGGACCGCGGCTTCAAGGTCTTCGCCTACACCAACGACGACCCCGTGCTGGCGCTTCGACTGGAAAACCTCGGAGCAACAGCGGTGATGCCCTTGGGCGCGCCTATCGGCACCGGTCTGGGCATCCTGAATCCCCACAACATCGAGCTGATTGTGTCCCGCGCTTCGGTCCCGGTAGTACTCGACGCCGGAATCGGCACCGCGTCCGACGCAGCACTCGCCATGGAGCTCGGTTGCGACGCCGTGCTGCTGGCCACCGCGGTGACCCGTGCGCAGAACCCGGTGCAGATGGGCGAGGCCTTCAAACACGCGGTCATCGCCGGTAGGCTGGCGAAGCAGGCGGGCCGCATCCCGCGCCGGGAACACGCCCTGGCGTCCTCGGCGATGGAGGGCCGGGCCGAGTTCCTCTAG
- a CDS encoding 4a-hydroxytetrahydrobiopterin dehydratase → MAGKDDILTRSAIDDALAELPDWRYRLGGLATVYKCPTSAAALELIAAVGRIAEQQNHHPDLDWRYNRVFIRYTSHDAGSAVTQRDIRAATSAGEAAAEAGAAAEPGLYRTVEVGIDTPDPDGISEVWRVALGYRKDRFGNLEDPYGRGPRVWFQTTETPNPHRIHLDVHRSQAESGPVMEKTAATGALMDRDHAPQRVVVTDSQGNRLCLCTEAGDTQVYPRHANS, encoded by the coding sequence ATGGCCGGCAAAGATGACATCCTCACCAGGTCCGCGATCGACGACGCCCTGGCGGAGCTGCCGGACTGGCGGTACCGCCTGGGCGGCCTCGCCACCGTCTACAAATGCCCGACGTCGGCTGCCGCACTGGAGCTGATTGCCGCCGTCGGGCGCATCGCCGAGCAGCAGAACCACCACCCGGACCTCGACTGGCGGTACAACCGGGTGTTCATCCGGTACACCTCCCATGACGCCGGGAGCGCTGTGACCCAACGCGACATCCGGGCGGCCACGAGCGCCGGCGAAGCAGCCGCGGAAGCCGGGGCAGCGGCCGAACCGGGGCTCTATCGGACGGTTGAAGTCGGAATCGACACCCCGGATCCGGACGGGATCTCGGAAGTCTGGAGGGTGGCGCTCGGCTACCGCAAAGACCGCTTCGGAAACCTCGAAGATCCCTACGGGCGTGGGCCCAGGGTGTGGTTCCAAACAACTGAGACACCCAATCCGCATCGGATCCACCTGGATGTGCACCGAAGCCAAGCCGAATCCGGACCCGTTATGGAGAAAACGGCGGCAACCGGTGCGTTAATGGACCGTGACCACGCACCCCAACGGGTGGTGGTCACGGATTCACAAGGAAACAGGTTGTGCCTCTGCACAGAAGCGGGTGACACCCAGGTTTATCCGCGACACGCAAACAGCTAG
- a CDS encoding DUF3107 domain-containing protein yields the protein MEVKIGIQNVGREIALESALDAEAVAKIVSEAIANGTDLRLTDEKGRQVIVPGNVLGYVEIGAEEVRRVGFGAL from the coding sequence GTGGAAGTAAAGATCGGCATTCAGAATGTTGGCCGTGAGATCGCGCTTGAGTCCGCTCTCGATGCCGAGGCTGTTGCCAAGATCGTGAGCGAGGCCATTGCCAATGGCACGGACCTGCGTCTGACCGATGAAAAGGGCCGCCAGGTCATCGTTCCCGGCAACGTCCTCGGATACGTGGAGATCGGCGCCGAGGAAGTACGCCGGGTCGGATTCGGCGCTCTCTAA
- a CDS encoding TetR/AcrR family transcriptional regulator has protein sequence MAEIARIKQEAQVRQDRTVSPRSARLPRDERRAQLLNAALEVFVANGFHGAAMDEIAETAHVSKPVLYQHFPSKRELYMALLDSHLAMLTDQMLTALNSTSDNKERVQAVMRAYYRFIAGDDQAHRLVFESDLINDPDVSSRLETFNRTFADAVAKVIAEDTKLPPLEAQLLGRGLAGMAQVSARYWLETDGDLDLDVASDLIYRLAWRGISRFPKES, from the coding sequence GTGGCTGAGATTGCACGTATCAAACAGGAGGCGCAGGTCAGGCAAGATCGGACCGTTTCGCCACGCTCGGCGAGGCTGCCACGCGATGAGCGCCGGGCCCAGCTCCTGAACGCTGCCTTGGAAGTCTTCGTTGCCAACGGCTTCCATGGTGCTGCGATGGACGAAATCGCCGAGACCGCCCATGTCAGCAAGCCGGTGCTGTACCAACACTTCCCGTCCAAGCGGGAGCTTTACATGGCACTCCTCGACAGCCACCTGGCCATGCTCACGGACCAGATGCTCACGGCGCTGAATTCGACGTCGGACAACAAGGAACGCGTCCAGGCCGTCATGCGTGCCTACTACCGTTTCATCGCGGGCGATGACCAAGCTCACCGGCTCGTCTTCGAATCCGATCTCATCAATGACCCGGACGTCAGCTCCCGACTGGAGACTTTCAACCGCACCTTCGCCGACGCCGTCGCCAAGGTCATCGCCGAAGACACCAAGCTGCCCCCGCTGGAGGCCCAGCTGCTGGGCCGCGGCCTGGCCGGAATGGCGCAGGTCAGCGCCCGGTATTGGCTCGAAACTGACGGCGATTTGGACCTCGATGTCGCCAGCGATCTGATCTACCGTTTAGCTTGGCGCGGAATCAGTCGCTTCCCGAAAGAGTCCTAG
- the moeB gene encoding molybdopterin-synthase adenylyltransferase MoeB translates to MATIFAAQTLPSSLPPLVEPAAELTTEEVERYSRHLIIPEIGAAGQRRLKNAKVLVIGAGGLGSPALLYLAAAGVGTLGIVDDDVVDLSNLQRQIIHGVGDVGRPKIESARDAIKELNPLVNVQLHNVRLDSSNALEIFSGYDLILDGADNFATRYLVNDAAAILGKPYVWGSIFRFDGQVSVFWEKHGPSYRDLYPEAPPAGSVPSCGEGGVFGMLCAAVGSLMVTEAVKLITGVGRSMLGRVALFDALGGSWREIKVSKDPEAEPITELTDYEAFCGIAPAPAGDSVRTVTATELSGMLEARAAGERDFELVDVREIGEHEIVNIDGSVLIPQGRILAGEAWTELPQDKEIVFHCKGGTRSAAVLAAAQRAGYTRVSHLDGGILAWVRDVEPGKPVY, encoded by the coding sequence ATGGCCACTATATTTGCTGCCCAAACGTTGCCGTCTTCGCTGCCGCCACTCGTGGAACCGGCCGCGGAGCTGACCACCGAAGAGGTGGAACGGTACTCGCGCCACCTCATTATTCCCGAAATCGGAGCGGCCGGTCAGCGCCGGCTCAAGAACGCGAAAGTCCTCGTGATCGGGGCCGGCGGACTGGGCTCTCCGGCGTTGCTGTACCTGGCCGCCGCCGGGGTAGGGACGCTCGGAATTGTGGATGACGACGTCGTCGACCTCAGCAACCTGCAACGCCAGATCATCCACGGCGTGGGCGATGTCGGACGGCCGAAGATCGAATCCGCGCGGGATGCCATCAAAGAACTCAATCCGCTGGTCAACGTACAACTGCATAACGTGCGCCTGGACTCATCCAACGCTTTGGAGATTTTCTCAGGCTACGACCTCATCCTGGATGGCGCAGACAATTTCGCCACCCGATACCTGGTCAACGATGCTGCCGCGATTCTCGGCAAACCATACGTCTGGGGATCCATTTTCCGCTTCGACGGCCAGGTCAGCGTGTTCTGGGAGAAGCACGGCCCCAGCTACCGCGATCTCTATCCCGAAGCCCCTCCCGCCGGCTCGGTCCCGTCCTGCGGCGAAGGCGGCGTGTTCGGCATGCTGTGCGCTGCTGTCGGCTCGCTCATGGTGACGGAGGCAGTCAAGCTGATCACCGGCGTCGGGCGCTCCATGCTGGGACGCGTGGCGCTCTTTGACGCGCTCGGCGGCAGCTGGCGCGAAATCAAGGTTTCGAAAGACCCGGAGGCCGAGCCGATCACCGAATTGACCGACTACGAAGCTTTTTGTGGCATCGCTCCGGCCCCCGCAGGCGACTCGGTTCGGACCGTCACGGCCACCGAACTTTCCGGGATGCTCGAGGCCCGCGCGGCGGGGGAACGCGACTTTGAACTGGTGGATGTCCGCGAGATCGGTGAACACGAGATTGTGAACATCGACGGTTCGGTGCTCATCCCGCAGGGACGCATCCTGGCGGGAGAGGCCTGGACGGAACTGCCGCAGGACAAAGAGATCGTGTTCCACTGCAAGGGCGGCACCCGTTCCGCTGCGGTGCTCGCCGCGGCACAACGCGCCGGCTACACCCGGGTCAGCCACCTCGACGGCGGGATCCTTGCGTGGGTGCGCGACGTCGAGCCGGGCAAACCGGTCTACTGA
- a CDS encoding SDR family NAD(P)-dependent oxidoreductase: MSEESMATPQHPIGSGFGHGSTASDVVAGVDLRGKSAIVTGGYSGLGLETVRALSSAGARVTVPARRPEHAKEVLAAAGLAPEQVTVEALDLADQEAVKDFAPRFLASNTTLDILINNAAIMASPEQRVGPGWESQFATNHLGHFTLLNTLWPALAAAGSARVVSLSSTGHKLSPIRFEDINFENGYDKWKAYGQAKTANALFAVELDRLGRSSGVRAFAVHPGGIMTELQRYLPREEMVAAGWMDDEGNVREGFKTPEQGAATSTWAATSPALAGMGGVYCEDCDIAKPTDPASPLARYQGVDAHAVDPEAATKLWAVSAEMTGVNAFA, from the coding sequence ATGAGCGAGGAATCCATGGCCACACCGCAACACCCCATCGGATCGGGTTTCGGCCATGGCTCCACGGCATCGGACGTTGTGGCGGGAGTGGACCTCCGCGGTAAGTCAGCGATTGTCACGGGTGGCTATTCCGGGCTTGGCCTGGAAACGGTGAGGGCCTTGTCCTCCGCCGGAGCCAGGGTCACGGTTCCAGCCCGCCGTCCCGAACACGCCAAGGAAGTCCTCGCCGCGGCCGGCCTGGCACCGGAGCAAGTGACCGTGGAAGCCTTGGATCTGGCCGATCAGGAAGCTGTGAAGGATTTCGCGCCGCGCTTCCTGGCGTCGAACACTACGCTGGACATCCTGATCAACAACGCCGCCATCATGGCGAGCCCGGAACAGCGCGTGGGTCCGGGCTGGGAATCCCAGTTCGCCACCAACCACTTGGGCCACTTCACGCTTCTCAACACGTTGTGGCCCGCGCTGGCGGCTGCTGGTTCGGCCCGCGTTGTCTCCTTGTCCTCCACGGGACACAAACTCTCGCCGATCCGTTTTGAGGACATCAATTTCGAGAACGGCTACGATAAATGGAAGGCCTACGGTCAGGCAAAGACGGCCAACGCGCTGTTCGCCGTAGAGCTGGACCGTCTGGGCCGCTCCTCTGGGGTGCGGGCCTTCGCGGTCCATCCCGGCGGCATCATGACCGAGCTCCAGCGCTATCTGCCCCGCGAAGAGATGGTCGCCGCGGGCTGGATGGACGACGAGGGCAACGTCAGGGAGGGTTTCAAGACTCCGGAGCAGGGAGCCGCCACGTCCACGTGGGCAGCCACGTCCCCGGCCCTGGCTGGCATGGGCGGGGTGTATTGCGAAGACTGCGATATCGCCAAGCCCACGGACCCGGCCTCGCCGCTCGCCCGGTACCAGGGTGTGGATGCGCACGCAGTGGATCCGGAAGCCGCAACAAAGCTGTGGGCTGTGTCTGCCGAAATGACGGGCGTCAACGCCTTCGCCTAG
- a CDS encoding glutamyl-tRNA reductase, whose translation MVLFSLVATHADIDLETVAQLSNGSSEVASSALADSQLVSGAVVLATCNRYEIYGETPHVENLEAARSALVTQISGLSGLNEQLVSRAFSTRTGPEVSRHLFAVSAGLDSAVVGEREIAGQVRRALITAQHEGTASSGLVRLFQAASKTAKDVGAQTALGSRGLSIVSVALDLATDLSENADWSTKKVVVFGTGAYAGATLSLLRDRGCTDVCVYSSSGRAEAFAATRGGTALDAETLPAAVAAADVMIGCSGSDTRVEAEELAKVRALSTQTLIAIDLALTHDFDPAVGELDGVELLTLESVRLAAPQEQAESLAQASTIVSGAAEAFEQEREARSVDSAIVALRRHTMNVLDAEMEKVRARHGCTAAAEEVEFALRRMVKQLLHIPTVRARELAANGQQDDYVAALEALYGIQVEQPAASPAAECPVNHQQASQQAESA comes from the coding sequence GTGGTTCTTTTCTCATTGGTGGCTACACACGCCGACATCGATCTTGAGACCGTCGCTCAGTTGAGCAACGGTTCATCCGAGGTTGCCTCGTCCGCTCTGGCCGATTCCCAACTTGTTTCCGGCGCCGTGGTCCTGGCCACCTGCAACCGCTACGAAATCTACGGCGAAACGCCCCATGTCGAGAACCTTGAGGCTGCCCGCTCGGCGCTCGTCACGCAGATCAGTGGCTTGAGCGGACTCAACGAGCAACTCGTTTCGCGCGCCTTCAGCACCCGCACCGGCCCTGAGGTCAGCAGGCACCTCTTCGCAGTCAGCGCCGGACTGGACTCCGCCGTCGTCGGCGAACGTGAAATCGCCGGCCAAGTGCGCCGCGCCCTCATCACTGCCCAGCACGAAGGAACAGCGAGTTCCGGGCTGGTCCGCTTGTTCCAGGCCGCTTCCAAGACGGCCAAGGACGTCGGGGCCCAGACCGCCCTCGGTTCGCGCGGCCTGTCCATCGTTTCAGTTGCCCTGGACCTCGCCACCGACCTCTCCGAGAATGCCGACTGGAGCACCAAGAAGGTAGTTGTCTTCGGGACCGGGGCCTACGCCGGGGCCACTTTGTCGCTGCTTCGCGATCGCGGCTGCACCGACGTCTGCGTTTACTCGTCTTCCGGCCGCGCCGAGGCTTTCGCGGCGACCCGCGGCGGAACCGCGCTCGACGCCGAAACCCTTCCCGCCGCCGTCGCTGCCGCCGATGTCATGATCGGTTGCAGCGGATCGGACACCCGTGTTGAGGCCGAAGAGCTTGCCAAGGTCCGCGCTTTGTCCACACAGACACTCATAGCGATCGACCTCGCGCTCACCCACGACTTCGACCCCGCGGTGGGCGAGCTCGACGGCGTCGAGCTCCTGACGCTCGAATCCGTGCGGCTCGCAGCACCTCAGGAACAAGCGGAGTCGCTGGCACAAGCGAGCACTATTGTTTCCGGTGCGGCAGAGGCCTTCGAGCAAGAGCGCGAAGCCCGGTCCGTGGATTCGGCCATTGTGGCGCTGCGCCGCCACACCATGAACGTGCTCGACGCCGAGATGGAGAAAGTCCGGGCCCGGCACGGCTGCACCGCTGCGGCAGAAGAGGTCGAGTTCGCGCTCCGCCGCATGGTCAAGCAATTGCTCCACATCCCCACCGTGCGCGCACGCGAACTCGCCGCGAACGGCCAGCAAGACGATTACGTGGCCGCCCTTGAGGCCTTGTACGGCATTCAGGTTGAGCAGCCGGCTGCGTCACCCGCGGCGGAGTGCCCTGTCAACCACCAACAGGCATCCCAGCAGGCTGAAAGCGCCTAG